A DNA window from Parabacteroides johnsonii DSM 18315 contains the following coding sequences:
- a CDS encoding efflux RND transporter periplasmic adaptor subunit, which translates to MTKRVKWSVTAAIVLMIAGMIAYPQIKSRMKASKDAAEVVPPAGSQVRKQVLNINAEVLKYQSLTDKTIVTGSTIPDEEVDLSFESSGKIVAIYFTEGTHVKSGDLLAKINDKPLQAELKKLEAQVPLAKDRVYRQHTLLEKDAVSQEAYEQVATEYEKLMADIELVKANIAQTELRAPFDGIIGLRNVSEGAYASPSTVITKLTKISPLKIEFSVPERYSADIKDGTPIVFRMNSSVGMMQDYKATVYAVESKIDEATRSLKVRATYPNRDESIVPGRYTSVEITRRDIKDALAIPSEALIPEMGKNIVYLYKSGVAEPAEIILGLRTESQVQVLKGLSVGDTVITSGVMQLRTGMKVSIDNLK; encoded by the coding sequence ATGACGAAGAGAGTGAAGTGGAGCGTGACGGCTGCGATTGTTTTGATGATTGCCGGGATGATCGCTTACCCGCAGATTAAAAGCCGTATGAAAGCATCAAAAGATGCTGCCGAAGTGGTTCCGCCAGCCGGAAGCCAAGTTCGGAAACAAGTTTTGAATATTAATGCGGAAGTACTGAAATATCAGTCCCTTACCGATAAGACCATTGTAACCGGCAGTACGATCCCGGATGAAGAGGTAGACCTCTCGTTCGAATCGTCGGGCAAGATCGTGGCCATCTATTTTACGGAAGGTACGCATGTGAAATCCGGTGACCTACTTGCCAAGATCAACGACAAGCCATTACAGGCGGAACTGAAGAAGTTGGAAGCGCAGGTGCCTTTAGCCAAGGACCGTGTGTACCGCCAGCATACGCTTTTGGAAAAAGATGCGGTCAGCCAGGAGGCCTATGAACAGGTGGCTACTGAATATGAAAAGCTGATGGCAGACATCGAACTGGTAAAAGCCAACATCGCCCAGACCGAACTCCGGGCGCCGTTCGACGGGATTATCGGCCTCCGCAACGTCAGCGAAGGCGCCTATGCCTCTCCCTCGACCGTTATCACCAAGCTGACAAAAATATCTCCCCTGAAAATCGAGTTTTCCGTTCCCGAACGCTATTCTGCCGACATCAAAGACGGTACGCCGATCGTGTTCAGGATGAACTCGTCTGTCGGCATGATGCAAGACTACAAAGCAACCGTTTATGCCGTAGAAAGTAAAATCGACGAAGCAACCCGTTCGTTGAAAGTGCGTGCGACCTATCCGAACCGGGACGAGTCGATCGTGCCGGGACGCTACACCTCTGTCGAAATCACCCGCCGTGACATAAAAGACGCATTGGCGATCCCCAGCGAGGCACTGATCCCGGAAATGGGAAAGAACATCGTCTACCTGTATAAGAGCGGCGTGGCCGAACCTGCCGAGATTATCTTAGGGCTCCGTACAGAAAGCCAGGTCCAGGTATTGAAAGGGCTGAGCGTGGGTGACACGGTGATTACATCCGGCGTGATGCAGCTTCGTACGGGAATGAAAGTATCGATCGATAACCTGAAGTAA
- a CDS encoding TolB family protein, which translates to MKQLLFCIFLLLLGGCSSNQPPAVSGQIDELPAIYPDYTGVTVPQSIAPLNFAVRTEGKTCAVFTTEGYTFTVYASDGAFSIPNADWNKLLTAAKGKQIEISVLTEEKGKWKAFLPFHIRVSEDPVDPYIAYRLIDPGYQLWNEMGIYQRELASFDQEPILENRLMDNNCINCHSFCMQDPNKMLFHVRAKYGCTVLVDDDRIKTLDTKTDQTISALVYPSWHPSGKFVAFSTNNTTQDTHPVHRTEVYDKASDVVVYDVEKQEIITTQALFSKKRFETFPTFSPDGKQLYFCSAPALKVPGELRDLRYSLCRISFDPESRTFGSVVDTIFQAETEQRSILFPRVSPDGKYLLCTTTSYGTFPIWHKDADLCMFDLSTGTQVPTEEANSPDTDSYHSWSSNSKWVVFSSRRLDGLYTRPFIAHVGEGGILSKPFVLPQKSTDYYTLLTKSYNIPEFVKGKVKTDTYKLVSRIKEGKNRKISFIK; encoded by the coding sequence ATGAAACAATTGCTTTTCTGCATATTCCTTTTGCTGTTGGGAGGATGTTCTTCCAACCAACCACCTGCCGTATCTGGACAGATAGATGAACTGCCGGCCATCTATCCGGATTATACCGGCGTGACCGTGCCGCAATCGATTGCACCTTTGAACTTCGCCGTGCGGACGGAAGGGAAAACGTGTGCGGTATTTACAACCGAAGGATATACATTTACCGTTTATGCCTCCGACGGAGCCTTTTCCATTCCCAATGCAGACTGGAACAAATTATTAACTGCGGCAAAAGGGAAGCAGATTGAGATCTCTGTCCTGACAGAAGAAAAGGGGAAATGGAAAGCCTTTCTTCCGTTCCATATTCGGGTTTCGGAAGATCCGGTCGATCCGTATATCGCTTACCGCCTGATCGATCCCGGTTACCAGCTGTGGAACGAGATGGGAATCTATCAGCGAGAACTGGCTTCTTTCGATCAGGAGCCGATTCTGGAAAACCGCCTGATGGATAATAATTGCATAAACTGCCATTCGTTTTGCATGCAGGACCCGAATAAAATGCTGTTCCATGTCCGTGCAAAGTATGGCTGTACCGTGCTTGTGGATGACGATCGGATAAAAACGCTCGATACAAAAACCGATCAGACGATATCGGCATTAGTCTATCCTTCCTGGCATCCTTCGGGGAAGTTTGTTGCTTTTTCCACCAATAATACAACTCAGGATACGCATCCGGTACATCGTACAGAAGTATATGACAAGGCATCGGATGTAGTCGTCTACGATGTAGAAAAACAGGAAATCATCACGACGCAAGCATTGTTCTCGAAAAAGCGTTTTGAAACATTCCCCACCTTTTCACCGGATGGAAAACAACTTTACTTTTGTTCAGCCCCGGCATTGAAGGTTCCGGGCGAATTGCGTGACCTTCGCTATAGCCTTTGTCGTATTTCTTTCGATCCAGAAAGCCGGACATTCGGTTCTGTTGTCGACACGATCTTTCAGGCGGAAACAGAGCAGCGAAGCATCTTGTTTCCCCGTGTCTCGCCAGACGGAAAATATCTACTTTGTACAACGACATCTTACGGGACATTCCCTATCTGGCATAAAGATGCGGATCTGTGTATGTTTGACCTGAGCACAGGTACGCAAGTTCCAACAGAAGAAGCCAACAGTCCTGATACAGACAGTTATCATTCCTGGTCGTCCAACAGTAAATGGGTGGTATTCAGCAGTCGTCGTTTGGATGGCTTATACACACGTCCTTTCATTGCTCATGTCGGTGAAGGAGGCATTCTCTCGAAGCCGTTCGTCCTACCCCAAAAATCAACGGACTACTATACGCTTCTCACCAAATCGTATAATATTCCGGAATTTGTCAAGGGGAAGGTGAAAACGGATACATACAAATTAGTCTCCCGAATAAAAGAAGGGAAAAACCGGAAAATCTCATTTATAAAATAA
- a CDS encoding alpha-L-fucosidase, whose translation MNTKNLLITGMFAGLFLSCKEIEPPAPVLPVPTPEQIKWQRMENYAFVHFGLNTFNDLEWGYGNTPAETFNPTDLDCEQWVRIIKAAGLKGVILTAKHHDGFCLWPTQTVDYNISNSPYKNGKGDMVRELSDACKKHGLKFGLYLSPWDRHNAEYGREGYQKTYHEQINELISNYGPLFEFWFDGANGGNGWYGGTNETRSIDPKTYYGYETAREMIKAKHPEAMIFGGTVPDIRWIGNESGWAGETNWSPYSLDKETHYTQNQWGMKDGNQWLPGECDVSIRPGWFYHHREDHQVRTVPNLVDLYYRSVGHNANFLLNFPVALSGQIHPVDSARAVDWYHTIQAELKDNLLAGIKPKASETRGGAYKASNVTDDSWDSYWATSDGVTSGSLTFPLPTGTSLNRVLIQEYIPLGQRVCAFTLEVEKDGKWLPVETADTLSTVGYKRIIRFKTTPADALRIHFTEAKGPLCINNVEAFLAPPLLEQPRIARNAKNEVHIDVESEGADIYYTTDGTEPTAQSAKYEVPFILDKKGTVKAITYDAQSGKSGPVAIRRFDLPAADYKVVSPADERTNLMFDGNGYSTYYLPESKNEIAVELAAPHTISGFVYTPNQGRDSQGHISNYQLSVDGKVVASGEFSNIKHNPIEQEIRFAPVKGRKLVFKATRIVDNVKRVGIAEFSVITED comes from the coding sequence ATGAACACAAAGAATCTTTTAATCACCGGTATGTTTGCCGGGTTGTTTCTTTCCTGCAAGGAAATAGAGCCACCTGCACCTGTTTTGCCTGTTCCAACGCCGGAGCAAATCAAATGGCAGAGAATGGAAAATTATGCATTCGTGCATTTCGGGTTGAACACGTTCAATGATTTGGAATGGGGCTATGGAAATACGCCTGCGGAAACATTCAATCCGACAGACTTGGATTGCGAACAATGGGTACGTATCATCAAAGCTGCCGGCCTGAAAGGGGTGATCCTGACAGCTAAGCACCACGACGGCTTTTGCCTTTGGCCAACCCAGACGGTCGACTATAATATCTCTAACTCACCTTATAAAAACGGAAAAGGCGACATGGTGCGGGAACTGTCCGATGCCTGTAAGAAGCATGGCCTGAAGTTCGGGCTTTATCTCTCTCCCTGGGATCGCCATAATGCCGAATATGGGCGGGAAGGATACCAGAAGACCTATCATGAGCAAATCAACGAACTGATTTCCAACTACGGTCCGTTGTTCGAGTTCTGGTTTGACGGGGCGAACGGAGGAAATGGTTGGTACGGTGGGACGAATGAAACACGTTCGATCGATCCGAAAACCTATTATGGCTACGAGACTGCCCGCGAAATGATCAAAGCGAAACATCCGGAAGCGATGATCTTCGGCGGAACGGTTCCCGATATCCGCTGGATCGGCAACGAATCCGGTTGGGCTGGTGAAACAAACTGGTCGCCTTATTCGTTGGACAAGGAGACGCATTATACACAAAACCAATGGGGGATGAAAGACGGGAACCAGTGGTTGCCGGGAGAATGCGACGTATCGATCCGTCCGGGATGGTTCTATCATCATCGTGAAGATCATCAGGTTCGTACTGTTCCGAATCTGGTCGATTTGTATTATCGCAGTGTGGGACATAATGCCAACTTTCTGCTGAACTTCCCGGTAGCATTGAGCGGACAAATTCATCCGGTCGATTCGGCGCGTGCCGTCGACTGGTATCATACGATCCAGGCAGAGTTGAAAGATAATCTGTTGGCAGGTATCAAGCCTAAGGCAAGCGAAACCCGTGGAGGTGCTTATAAGGCATCGAATGTGACGGACGACAGTTGGGATTCTTATTGGGCAACTTCCGATGGGGTGACGTCAGGTTCGCTAACCTTCCCATTACCGACAGGAACCTCGCTGAACCGAGTGCTGATTCAAGAGTACATACCTCTTGGACAACGTGTATGCGCCTTTACGCTTGAAGTGGAAAAGGATGGAAAATGGCTGCCGGTGGAAACAGCCGATACGCTTTCGACAGTAGGTTACAAACGTATCATCCGCTTCAAAACGACTCCGGCAGATGCTTTGCGTATTCATTTCACAGAAGCAAAAGGCCCGTTATGTATCAATAATGTGGAAGCTTTTCTGGCTCCCCCGCTGTTGGAACAGCCGCGTATCGCGCGGAATGCGAAAAACGAAGTTCATATAGATGTGGAAAGCGAAGGAGCCGACATTTATTATACGACGGATGGAACGGAGCCGACGGCACAGTCTGCAAAATATGAAGTTCCGTTTATATTGGACAAGAAAGGAACCGTCAAAGCGATTACTTATGATGCGCAGTCCGGAAAATCCGGTCCTGTAGCCATCCGTCGTTTCGACTTGCCTGCAGCCGATTACAAGGTGGTCAGCCCTGCCGATGAGCGGACAAATCTCATGTTTGACGGAAACGGTTATTCCACCTATTACCTGCCCGAAAGCAAAAACGAAATAGCAGTAGAGTTAGCGGCCCCTCATACGATAAGCGGTTTTGTTTACACTCCTAACCAGGGACGCGATTCGCAAGGGCATATTTCAAACTATCAATTGTCTGTGGATGGAAAGGTCGTGGCTTCGGGCGAGTTCTCGAACATCAAACATAACCCAATCGAACAAGAAATACGCTTTGCGCCTGTCAAAGGCCGAAAATTAGTTTTTAAGGCAACACGAATAGTGGATAACGTAAAACGTGTTGGAATTGCTGAGTTTTCCGTTATCACGGAAGACTAA